The window GTGCCGGCGAAGGGCGCCGTCAGCTGCTTCTGCTCAAGCACCGCCTGCAGCTTGTTGACTTGCGCGGCGGAAGCCGTCGCGGCCGCGCGCGCGGCATCAAGCGTGGCGTCTGTGCCGACGCCGCGCCGCTGCAATTCGATTGCGCGGGTCAGTGCCGCCTGGTCGGATGCGGCCTGCGCCTTCTGCGCCTCCAGATCGGCTTTCTCGACGGCATCGTCGAGCTGCAGGAGGACCGCGTCCGCCGCAACGTTCTGGTTGGCATGGAAGAGAATTTCCTTGACGATGCCCGTGGTCTCGACCGTGAGGTCGACGCCGCGCACGGCATTGACGGTGCCGATCGCCTCGACGCCGGGGGTCCAGTTCGAAGGCCTGACGACGACCGTCGAGACGGTCGCGGCCGGCGGCTTCATGGTGGCGAAAAACTGCTTGATCGCGCTGTCGCGAAACAGATTGAAGCCGACGACGCCGGCACACACCACGGCAAGCAGAAGCAGGACTACGGTGATGATAATGGCGCGCTTCACGGACAGTCCCCTTAGGCCGGCAACCGGCGTAAAAACGATCGATGCCGGGACACATACCGATGATGAATCCCGATTTCAAATTTCGGGCGCCTTCCTGTACCGTCTGGACGGTCTTGTCAATTCCGCATACGCTAATGTAAGGGAGTCGTGATGAAAGCTCGCAGGGCAAATTCGCGCGACAGAATACTTGCCGCAGCCGCCGACGTGGCGCGCGAGGCGGGGCCGGGGAACCTGTCGCTCGACGCCGTCGCCAGCCGCGCCGGCGTGTCGAAAGGCGGCCTGCTCTACAACTTCCCGACCAAGGCCAAGCTGATGCAGGGCCTGGTGGAGAACTATCTCAAAGACTTCGAGCAGGCGCTCGAAGCCCTCATCGCGCAAGCCGGCGATGAAAGCGCGCTCTCGGCCTATATCACGCTTTCGTCCGACGATTGCGAAAAGCCGCAACCCTCGGCGTCCTGGATTTTTTCGGCAATCGCCGAGGATCCGGAATTCCTGGCGCCGATAAAATCGTTCAAGCGGCAGTTGTTCGAACGGCTGAAAGGTGAGACGAGCGACCTTGGTGCGCTGCTGGTCTGCTTTTTCGCCATCGAGGGGCTGCGCAGCATGGATCTTTTCGATTCCGACGTGATGACGCCGGACGAACGCAAGCTCTTGATATTGTCGCTGCTCGAGATCGCAGTTAGGTCACCAGACAGTTAAAGGCGTCATACCAGCTTCATCCTACGGACATAGCGTTTTCCCTGGTTCTTTGCTGCAATGCAAAAGGAGTGGGACATGGTGGACGTTGTTTCTAACGAGGCTGGGATCCCGAGACCGGATCATCCCTTACATCAATCGGGTGGCGCCAAATGGTTCTTGCCGGCCTTCGGTGTGCTGGTTCTGGTCGGCATTATCTATGTCGGCTATGCGCTTAGCCAGGATCTGGCGGTGGCCAAGACGGTGCCGTGGATCCTGCTCGGCATCGCCTTGCTGATCGCGCTCGGCTTCGAGTTTGTCAACGGCTTCCACGATACTGCCAATGCGGTGGCGACCGTCATCTACACGCGCTCGCTGCCGGCGGAATTCGCCGTCATGTGGTCGGGCGTCTTCAACTTTCTCGGCGTGCTGACCTCGAGCGGCGCGGTGGCGTTCGGCATCCTGTCGCTGCTGCCTGTCGAGCTCATCCTGCAGGTCGGCTCGTCCTCGGGCTTTGCCATGGTGTTCGCCCTGCTCACCGCGGCGATCCTGTGGAATCTCGGCACCTGGTTCCTCGGCCTGCCTGCCTCGAGCTCGCACACGATGGTCGGCTCGATCATCGGCGTCGGCCTCGCCAACCAGTTCATGGCGCCGGCCGGCAGCGCCACCAGCGGCGTCGACTGGGGGCAGGCGACCAATGTCGGCACCACCTTGCTGGTGTCGCCGATCATCGGCTTTTTCGCCGCCGCTATCCTGCTCTATGTCATGAAGCTGCTGGTTCGCAATCCGGCGCTCTACGAGGCGCCGAAGGGCAACACGCCGCCGCCGTGGTGGATTCGCGCGCTGCTGATCTTCACCTGCACCGGCGTCAGCTTCGCGCACGGCTCCAATGACGGGCAGAAAGGCATGGGCCTGATCATGCTGATCCTGATCGGCGTGGTGCCTACCGCCTACGCGCTCAACCGCACGCCCGACGCCAACTATCTCGAGGCCTATAAGTCGGCTTCGGTCGGCGTCGAGACGGCGCTTGGCAAATATGTCAAGCCCGGCGTCACGGTTGCCGATGCCAATGCCGCAAAGGCAGCCGTGCAGGAAGCGGTGCGGACCAAGACCTGGAACGACCAGACGACCGTGGCGCTGCAGACCTACATCCACAACACGACCGCGTCGCTGCAGCCCTACCCTTCGGTCGAGAAAGTGCCGACGGACCTGGTCAGCAACGCCCGCAACGACATCTATCTGATCGGCGAAGCGCTGAAGCTGATCGATAAGAAGAAGCTGCTGCCGATGCAGGACGCCGACTTGAAGGCGGTGACCGACTACCACAAGGCCGTCGACAACGCGACGAAGTTCATCCCGCTCTGGGTGAAGATCGCCGTGGCGCTGGCACTCGGGCTCGGCACCATGGTCGGCTGGAAGCGCATCGTCGTCACCGTCGGCGAAAAGATCGGCAAGAGCCACCTGACCTATGGCCAGGGCGCCGCCGCCGAGCTGGTGGCGATGGTCACGATCGGCATGGCCGATCGTCTCGGCCTGCCGGTGTCGACCACCCACGTCCTGTCGTCGGGCGTCGCCGGCACGATGGCTGCCAACGGCTCCGGCCTGCAGTGGTCGACCGTGCGCAACCTGCTGCTGGCCTGGGTGCTGACGCTGCCGTGTTCGATCGCGCTGGCCTTCGTCCTGTTCGTGATCCTGCGCCACGTGTTCTGAGCGGCCGATCATGCACCGGCAATAATATCGACGGCGCCGGTTTCCGGCGCCGTTTCGTTTTTGGGCATGTCGACAAGCCATGAATGACGCATCGCATATGACACTGCTTGCCTGGGACGACAGCCGGCACCACGCGCCTGGACTGGTTTGGGCTTATCGCGGCACCGCCGGCGGGCCGCCGGAGCCGCTGCTCCCAAAAGATATCAAGGCGGCGCTCGCCGCGCCGGATGGCTGGGTGTGGCTGCATGTCGATCTCATCGACCAGCGCGCGCATGCCTGGATCAATCATGCCTGCGCGCTGCCGCATTCGGCGCATGCAATCCTCGAAGGCCACGAGGACAGCATGGCGCTGGCGCATGAGAGCGGCGTCGTGCACGGCATCGCCGCCGATCTGCACAGCGAGATGGCGCGCCGGTCGACGACGATCGGCAGGCTGCATTTCGCTGTGACGGACAGGCTGCTGGTGACCGGCCGGCGCCATTCGCTGGCCGCCGTCGAAGAGGTGCACAAGGCGCTGTCGGAGGGATTTCAGCCGGCCACGGCGTTCGAACTGTTCGGCGCCATCGTGCTCGGCTTTTGCAAGAATGCAAGCGAGCGGCTCAATGCCGCGACCAAGCAACTGGACGAAGTCGAGGATCATCTGGTTGCCGAACGCCCGGCCGACGAGCGGCGGCGGATCAAGGATGTGCGCCGGCTTGCGGTGTCCCTGCACCGGCCGATCTCGGCGCAGGCGGCGCTCTTTCAGGGCGAGGACCGATCCGGCTGGGAATTGTCGGCAGGGGCGCATGAGATGCTCGGCCGGCTCGCCGCCCGCCTCGAAAGGCTCGACCGTGAAGTCGTGATGGTCAACGACCGGGCAAGGCTGCTGCAGGAAGAGGTGGCCGCCGAGCTGGCGGATGAATCGAACCGCAGCCTCAAGGCGCTGGCGGTGATGAGCGCGCTGCTTTTGCCGGGGACGCTGATCGTCGGCATCTTCGGCATGAACACCGCCGAGCTGCCGCTGACCCATACGCATGGCGGCTTCATCCTGGCGCTGCTGCTCGCGGCAGGGGCGACCGGCCTGTTCTATTGGCTGCTGTTGCGCGCCGGCGCCAATTTGCGGTTCTAAGACCGCGGCCCAGGCAGCGCTTGCCGTCAGCTCAGGGCGGTCAGGTCGGGTCTTCGCGATGCAGATCGTGGATGGTCACGCCGTCGACGCTGGTCGGCAGCATCAGCCATTTCTTGTGGCGCAGCGTGCGCTCGGTGTCCTCCTGGCCCATCTCCCAGTGCTCGCGCATCGAGGTGCCGGAGAATTCATAATCCTTGGCGTGACCCTCGTAGCCCTTGTGCTGGTAGATGAGGTGGACGATGTTGACGACGCCGGCATCGGAATAGTCGGCGATCAGTTCCTTCTCGCCGTCCTTCAGCTGCTCCGGCGGCACGCGCTTCAGCGCATCGAGCAGCTTCATCTTCAGCGCATGGATGCGCTGGAAATTGTCGGTGTTCTGGCGCGTGCGGCTCGAATACATGATGTCCTTGTGGCGCGACAGCACGTCGGCCATGCCGCGCGGCAGCGCGCCGCGGGCGCTGAACAGGTCGACCTGGAACACCAGCGAGGAACGGTCCTCTTCCTGGTCGAGCAGATATTGCAGCGGCGTGTTGGAGACGATGCCGCCGTCCCAGTAATACTCGCCCTCAATGCGGACCGAGGGGAAGGCCGGCGGCAGCGCGCCGCTGGCCATGATGTGCTCCGGCTCGATGCGCACCTTCTCGGTGTCGAAATAGACGAAGTTGCCGGTCCTGACGTTGACGGCGCCGACGCTGAGGCGCTTCTTGCCGTCGTTCAGCACGTCGAAGTCGATCAGGCTCTGCAGCGTGTCCTTCAGCTCGGCCGTGTCATAGAAGCTGGTGGCGCCGTCCGCGCCCGGCGGCTGGAACCACGGATTGGGATTGCGCGGCTTGAAGAAGCCGGGCTGGCCCATGGTCATCGTCATCCACGACGAAGTGCGGTTGCGGATGTCACGATAGATGTCGCCTTCGGGCGTATAGGCCCAGATCTTGCGGCCCGAGACCGTCTGCCAGAACTGCTCCAGCCGCTGCATGCGGCGGCTCGGCTCGTTGCCGGCGATGATCGCGGCATTGATGGCGCCGATCGAAACGCCGGAGAGCCAGGTCGGCTCGCAGCCGGCATCGGCAAGCGCCTGATAGACACCGGCCTGATAGGCGCCGAGCGCGCCGCCGCCCTGGAACACAAGCGCGATGCGGTCGTACTGCGCGGTGATTTCAGCGATGGTGGCGGCGACCGCCTTGTTGCGGTTGCGATCAAGCACGAATTTTCTCCAACTGGGTTGCGGCAGCCGCGGACTCGCCATGCTCGGCGAGATAGTCGTGGACGACCTCGCCCAGCCCAAGCGTCAGATCGGCGGTGAAGTGAACGGCCGACACGATGTCCAGCACCGGCAGCCTGGCAACGTCGGCCATTACGTGCGGCCGAAGGTCGAGCGCGGCCGGCGCGGTCCAGGCTTCTTTCAGCGTTATATCTGTGAGGTAATAGCGAACCAGCTCGCAGATGCGCGGCGAGCCGTCGACATGCGGGATGATCTTGATGAGGAAATTGGGCGCGGCGAGCGAGGCGAGCACGGAATCATGGTCGGCCTCGCGGTGCTTGTAACCCATCGTGCCGGTGGCGCACAGAACGCTTCCATAATGAAGCGTGCCGACCACCACTTCGCCTTCATGCACGATCTTGCGGTTGGCGAGCTTCTTGGGAAAGCCCCAGAGCTCGCGCCCGCCGGCGATCGGCGCATCGTCGTCGAGATACATGGAATGGACGTAGCCGCCATGCTGGCCCTTGTAGCGCACCGGGATGACCTGGCCGGTCTCGGTGTAGTCGCCGAAGCCGGTCGAATCCGGCATGCGGATGAACTCGTACTTGACCAGCGGCTCCTCAATCTCCAGCGGCGCCGGAACCACCGCTTCCAGCGCCTCGCGCGTCGTGCGGTAGGTGATGATGATGTATTCGCGGTCGAAGAAATGGTAGGGACCGGGCGGGAAGGAAGGGTTGGTGAGCGGCATCGCATAAGCGCGCTTCACGACATCGGCAATTTCCATGCTGGTGCCCCCATTTGGTTCGGAAAATAACCCCGCGCGAACGCGCCGCCGACTATGTCGCATGGCAGCGTGACAATGCCGTGTCAGTCAGACGACGGTGCTTCGGCGAGCCGGCAAAGAGCGTCGCAGTGCTGTAATCGAGCCGACACATGGCAGTGGCATTGTCGTGTTGCGTCGCACAAACTATCTGCCCAAAAAGTTCCCTCCCTCTCACCTCTCGCGAGATCACCCATGGGTTCCCTGTCTTCGAAGAATGCGCTCGTCACCGGCTCGACCAGTGGCATCGGCCTTGCAATTGCGCGCGCCTTTGCCGCCGAGGGCGCCAACGTCACCATCAATGGCCTGGGCGATGCCGTGGCGATCGAGCAGGAGCGTTCCGGCATCGAGAAGGATTTCGGCGTCAAGTGCCGCTACTCCGACGCCAACATGATGGATGGCGCGGCGGTGAGCGCCATGATCCGCGACGCTGAAGCCGCGTTCGGCAGCCTCGATATCCTTGTAAACAATGCCGGCATCCAGCATGTCGCGCCGATCGAGGAATTCCCCGACGACAAGTGGGAAGCGATCATACGCATCAACCTTTTGGCGGCCTTCTACGCCATCAAAGCGGCGGTTCCGGGCATGAAGCAGCGCAAATGGGGCCGCATCATCAACACGGCTTCGGCGCACGCGCTGGTCGCCTCGCCGTTCAAGTCGGCCTATGTCTCGGCCAAGCACGGCATTGCCGGCCTGACCAAGACGGTGGCGCTGGAAGTCGCGCAGGACGGCATCACCGTCAACGCGATCGCGCCCGGCTATGTCTGGACGCCGCTGGTCGAAAAGCAGATCCCCGACACGATGAAGGCGCGCGGCATGACCGAGGAGCAGGTCAAGCACGATGTGCTGCTGGCGGCGCAGCCGACCAAGGAATTCGTCACTGTCGAGGAGCTCGCCGCGCTGACGCTGTTCCTGTGCTCGGACGCGGCCAAGCAGATTACAGGCACGACCCTGCCGATGGATGGCGGCTGGACGGCGCAGTAATCGCCGGTCTGCCTGCGGGAGTCGGGACGGGACCGATCCGGTCCTGACCCGGCGGAACAGTTTCGCGCCTTGACGATATCCCCCCGGGGAGGATATCGGTCGGGCATGTCCGAACTTATCCATGCCTCTCATCCCGCCATCGTGAAACGCCTGAAACGTGCGCAAGGCCATCTTGCGGCGGTGCTTTCAATGTTCGAGACGCAACGTCCCTGCGTCGATCTCGCGCAGCAGCTCCACGCCGTCGAAAGCGCCATCAGCAGCGCCAAACGCGAACTGATCCACGACCATATCGAACATTGCCTGAAAGACACCGCCGATGGCGGCTCGCACGGCTCGCTCGCGGAACTCAAGCAACTGGCGAAGTACCTATGAGCACTTTCGGCGCGCACATCCTCGACTGGTTCGGCCTCGGCTCGCACGATCATGCGGGCCATGGCCACGATCATGACCACGGTGGCCACACCCATGGCGTCATCGACGCGACGATAGCCACGACCGACCGGGGCATCTGGGCGATAAAATGGTCGTTCGTCATTCTGGCGGTCACAGCGGCGTTGCAGATGGCCGTGGTGTTGGTGTCGGGCAGCGTGGCGCTGCTTGCCGACACCATCCACAACATCGGCGATGCCACCACCGCGATACCGCTGTGGATCGCCTTCATGCTGGCACGGCGCAAGCCGTCGACAACCTTCACCTATGGCCTTGGCCGGGTCGAGGATCTGGCCGGCATCATCATCGTGCTGATCATCCTGTTCAGCGCCATCGTCGCGGGCTACCAGGCTATCGAGCGCCTGATTTATCCACAGTCGGTCACGCATCTCGGTTGGCTGTCAGCGGCCGGCCTGATCGGCTTTCTCGGCAATGAGGCAGTCGCGGTGTTCCGCATCCGCATCGGCCGCGAGATCAACAGCGCGGCGCTGATCGCAGACGGCTATCACGCCCGCACCGACGGGCTTACCAGTCTTGCCGTGGTCGTCGGCGCCTTCGGCGTCTGGTTAGGTTTTCCGCTTGCGGACCCGATCGTCGGGCTGCTTATCACCATCGCTATTTTCGGCATCGTCTGGCAGTCGGCCCGCGCGGTGCTTACCCGAATGCTCGACGGTATCGAGCCGGGCATGATGGCTGAAATCCACCATGCGGCGGAGCATGTGCCCGGTGCGCGGATCGTCGACGCCAAGGCGCGCTGGATCGGCCACAAGCTTCATGTCGACATTGCCATTGCCGCTGACGAAACTCTGCCGCTTGGCGAGGCGAGCAAGATTGCGGCGGCGCTGGAAGATGAGCTTTTCGAACACCTGCCGGCGCTGGCGGCGGCCAACGTGCGGTTCTCGCGCGACAACATCGACCAGGGTCAACCGCATTCCCATGACCACAGCCACGACCACGGCGCGCACACTGATCACGGCCACTGACGCGGCCGCGATCGACGGCTATAGTTTTGCCGATGCTTCAGATGCTCGTCGAATTTCAACGCACGATCTACCTGGCACTGGCCGAGCAGATCAAACTTGTCTCCGCTGGCGGCGGTTGGCTGGCGTTTCTGACCTTTCTGCCGATGGGCATCATCTTCGGCGCCGCACATGCCCTTACTCCGGGGCATAGCAAGTCGATATTGGCAACCTACCTGATAGGATCGGAATCCGGATTGTCACGAGGGCTTGGGGTCTCTCTGGTCCTTTCGTTCACCCATGTCACGATGGCGGTACTGATTGCGCTGCTTTCGCTGCCACTCGTCTCAATTGCTCTTGGGAGCGTCGGCCGGGCGCCGATGCTGGAGGACGTCAGCCGGGGGCTCTTGGGGCTCATCGGTCTGTGGATGCTTTGGCGCGCCGTCAACCATCGGGGGCATAGCCATTACGGCCATGAGGGAGAAGCCGTGGGCATCATGGCCGGTCTTATTCCCTGCCCGTTGACCCTGTTCGCGATGACGTTCGCAATCTCGCGGGGCGTGCCGGAGGCTGGGCTGGCCTTTGCGGCGACAATGATGCTAGGCGTCGCATTTACCTTGTCGGCGGTTGCGCTGCTTGCGGTCTTTTTCCGTCGACAGCTTCTGCATTTGCTCCAGTCATACCCAAGGGCTCTGGCGTCCGTTACCTGGTCGGTCGAAGGGATTGCCGGTGCCGTCCTCGCCGCAGTTGCCGTCCACGAAATATTCATGCGCTGATCGGCTTCACGGCGCACAGCCGGTTTCGAACAGCTCGCCAGCGATGGCCGGACTCGCGGCCGCGGCGAGACTTCTCGGGACTGAAGTCACGCTTGCTGCCGCGGGTCGTTCCGGCGGTGTGACGACTGCCATCACAAACGACCATCAACTTTTTCGGACGTCGACCTGATCCAACGCGGCCCTAAGACCCCGAGCAAGTTTCTGCACGTCATCATTGGCCCAGAAATGCATGAAGAACACTCGAGGCTCCTCGTTCAGCATGTGGCTATGCAAGGCCGTGACCTCGATGCCGTTGTCCCGCATGGCCTTGATCACGGGATTGACTTCCTTTGCCGTCAGAACGAAGTCGCCGGTTATCGCGGCCTTGCCATCGCCGGTCGGCTGGAAGTTGATGGCGATCGCGGAGCCCATGGCGGCCGGAATCTCCATGCCGTCCTCTTTGATCGGTTCAGCACGCGGAATGCCGAATTGATAAACGCCGTTGCTGTCCTTGCCCTTGAATCCCATGATCTTATCAATGGCGGCTGTGTCTAGGCCAGCCGCCGGCGATGCGGGTTGCGGCGTGGACGCCGTAGCGTCCCCGAGAGGCGTCTTGCTGAGTGCCAAGCCTGCATGCAGCGCCTTGGCGAGCGCCAGTGGATCACCTTGTCCCCACACGTGCATATAGAGCGTGCCGGGTTCGGTGCGGAGCAGATGGTTGTGAAGCGCGGTGATTTCCAACCCCTGTTGCACGAACTCCTTCATCACCGGACTGACTTCGTCCTGCGTCAACACAAGGTCGCCCATGACCATGGCTTGGCCGCCCATCGGCTCAAACGCTACCCAGCCGCCAAGAGCGAACCCGGGCTTTAACCCAACGCCGTCGAGGGTGACTTTGAGGTCCGTTCGAGGAAGTCCAACGCGATAGACCCCGCCGGGCATTTCCGTGCCAGATTTGCCCAGCGCCTCGGCAACCGCCTTCCAGTCGGCGGCATGCGCTGGGGGCGTAAAGGTCAGCATCAACACGATACTGGTCAGAATTTTTGCATACATGACATTTCTCCGGGTTGTTGCCCCCCAGATAGCGTCAGGTCGCGAACTCCGCCTCATTCCGACCCATAGGAACAGTTTCAGCCTGCAGGCCTCCAGGTGTCGTCTTCTTTATGCGGCAGTCGGCTTCATTGCCGGCGGCCAGCTATGCGTCTCTGACTTGCGCCGTGAAGCCCAGGCGTAGAGGGCGTCATAGATGACGAAGCCGTGCTTAAGGACCTCGTGGTCGTCGGGCGTCACGTCTCGCAGACCCATGGAGATCGCCAGCAACCCGGCCGATTGTGGGGTGAGATCATGTCGATCGGTATCGGCACCGCGAACGATCTCGGCAATCGTTACGATCGCCGGATCACTATCGAGACCGTATTTCGAGACGAAGGTGTCAAAGCTGCAACCTTCGCCAATATGCGTAAATTCGACCCCTGGCACGTCGTACGGCGTTGCCCCGGTCTCTTTTGCAATCCGCATAACCTCGGTGGGCGGTACGAACAGGAATTCTGGTTCCTTGTCGATGAACCGGGCGATCAACCAGGGACAGGCAATACGGTCGATGACCGGACGTTCGCGCGTGACCCATTTCATGATCTTATCTCCCTTGATGAGTGAGCGGGACGGTTGGCGCGCCTATGGCGTGCCACGCGGCGATGCCCCCGGAAAGCATGAGCGCATCGAAGCCACGACGGCGAAGGTCGGCGACGGCATCGCCGCTGACCTGGAAGCCATAAACGCAATAGACGACGATCGGTTTGCCCTTCGGCAACTCGCCGGCCCAATCAGCAATCGTATCCGGAGTGCGGATCAGCGCGCCAGGAAGCATATCGGTGCGCTTCGCCAAATCCTCGGCGAGGCAGACATCGAGTAGAACAATATCCTCATGGCGCTCGATGCGGCTGCGAAGGTCTTCGGGGGCGACGGCATAGCCGTTTGCGGTGTGGGCAGGATTTGTCCCGTCACCTTGCTGCCCGAGCGCGCGTCGGCAGCGTGCGCCGACGCGCTCCCAATGGATATTCTTCATGAAGGCGTCGACATAGGCGCCCGCCTTGGCGCCGAAATCGAGGTGATAGGCATGCTCATACATGTCGAGCGCCAGGATTGGCACACCCCCAACCAGACAATTCGTGTGATCCGCGGCCCATTGGATCGTCAATCGATCGTGACGCTCGGACCAGGTGAGCAGCGTCCAGCCAGAGCCGCCTGCCTGGGCCTTGGCGCAGGCCGTGAACTGGGTGCGCCAGCCGGCGACGCTGCCAAAGTCGCGCTCCAACATGGCGGCCAGATCGCCGGTCGCGTCACCCGAGCCGCCCAGGCCGTCGAAATAGATCTCATGCAGGATCGCCGAGTTGGCTGCTACCAACTCCTCCCGTTTCAATCCATTAATGTCGAAGACGGGAGCCGCACTCCAATCGAGCCCGTCGAGACGGTGCTCGATCGCATTCAGCCGCCGCACCGCGCCTCCGTAGTTATTTTCGTAATGACTTGCCAACAGCCGCTCGGAGAGTCCTTCGAGGCGAGGTGGCTTGAAGGGCAGCGGCATGATTTGGTGCGGCATGGGACCCTCGTTAAGCGATATACGACCCGAGGCGAACGCTACGTCCAAAGCAGATTTGATACAAGTGTTGCTTTTTCAATCTTTGGTGATACGGTCTCTCCATGAACGATGGCGGAACATCAACGGAGCACCGCTGGCTGCTCCTGATCCACCAGCTGCCAAGCAAGCCGGCTTACTTCCGGGTCAAGATATGGCGGCGACTGCAAGGCATCGGTGCGGTGGCCGTGAAGAGCACCGTCTATGCGCTGCCTTCGAATGCCGAGACCCAGGAGGATTTCGAATGGCTCCTCAAAGAGATCGCCGAAGGCGGTGGTGAGGCCATGTTGTGCGAAGCGCGCCTGATCGACGGTCTGTCCGATACTCAGGCCCGGGCGCTGTTCGATGCCGCGCGCGACGAAGATTACGAGGAGATTGCCAAGGATTTGCGGACCCTTGGCGCCAAGCTCGAAGCGGTGACGTCACCTGAGCAACGGGCCGAGGCACGTACGCAGATCGGCCGGCTGCGCAAAAGGCTCGCCGATGTCGTTGCCATCGATTTTTTCGGCGCCAACAGCCGCCTGCTGGTGGAGGGTCTGATTACAGGACTTGAGGCTCGATTGGCGGAGGATAAGAAAATGACCGAAGAGCCGGCCAAGACCGCTGTCGAAACGCTTGCCGCACTCAAGGGGCGGACATGGGTCACACGCAAAGGTGTTTATGTCGATCGCATCGCCTGCAGTTGGCTGATCCGCCGGTTTATTGATCCCGAGGCTGTCATCCGCTTCGTGCCGGGCAAGGGCTACGTCCCGAATCCGGGTGAATTG is drawn from Mesorhizobium sp. B1-1-8 and contains these coding sequences:
- a CDS encoding patatin-like phospholipase family protein, which encodes MLDRNRNKAVAATIAEITAQYDRIALVFQGGGALGAYQAGVYQALADAGCEPTWLSGVSIGAINAAIIAGNEPSRRMQRLEQFWQTVSGRKIWAYTPEGDIYRDIRNRTSSWMTMTMGQPGFFKPRNPNPWFQPPGADGATSFYDTAELKDTLQSLIDFDVLNDGKKRLSVGAVNVRTGNFVYFDTEKVRIEPEHIMASGALPPAFPSVRIEGEYYWDGGIVSNTPLQYLLDQEEDRSSLVFQVDLFSARGALPRGMADVLSRHKDIMYSSRTRQNTDNFQRIHALKMKLLDALKRVPPEQLKDGEKELIADYSDAGVVNIVHLIYQHKGYEGHAKDYEFSGTSMREHWEMGQEDTERTLRHKKWLMLPTSVDGVTIHDLHREDPT
- a CDS encoding cation diffusion facilitator family transporter; amino-acid sequence: MSTFGAHILDWFGLGSHDHAGHGHDHDHGGHTHGVIDATIATTDRGIWAIKWSFVILAVTAALQMAVVLVSGSVALLADTIHNIGDATTAIPLWIAFMLARRKPSTTFTYGLGRVEDLAGIIIVLIILFSAIVAGYQAIERLIYPQSVTHLGWLSAAGLIGFLGNEAVAVFRIRIGREINSAALIADGYHARTDGLTSLAVVVGAFGVWLGFPLADPIVGLLITIAIFGIVWQSARAVLTRMLDGIEPGMMAEIHHAAEHVPGARIVDAKARWIGHKLHVDIAIAADETLPLGEASKIAAALEDELFEHLPALAAANVRFSRDNIDQGQPHSHDHSHDHGAHTDHGH
- a CDS encoding inorganic phosphate transporter, whose product is MVDVVSNEAGIPRPDHPLHQSGGAKWFLPAFGVLVLVGIIYVGYALSQDLAVAKTVPWILLGIALLIALGFEFVNGFHDTANAVATVIYTRSLPAEFAVMWSGVFNFLGVLTSSGAVAFGILSLLPVELILQVGSSSGFAMVFALLTAAILWNLGTWFLGLPASSSHTMVGSIIGVGLANQFMAPAGSATSGVDWGQATNVGTTLLVSPIIGFFAAAILLYVMKLLVRNPALYEAPKGNTPPPWWIRALLIFTCTGVSFAHGSNDGQKGMGLIMLILIGVVPTAYALNRTPDANYLEAYKSASVGVETALGKYVKPGVTVADANAAKAAVQEAVRTKTWNDQTTVALQTYIHNTTASLQPYPSVEKVPTDLVSNARNDIYLIGEALKLIDKKKLLPMQDADLKAVTDYHKAVDNATKFIPLWVKIAVALALGLGTMVGWKRIVVTVGEKIGKSHLTYGQGAAAELVAMVTIGMADRLGLPVSTTHVLSSGVAGTMAANGSGLQWSTVRNLLLAWVLTLPCSIALAFVLFVILRHVF
- a CDS encoding metal-sensing transcriptional repressor, yielding MSELIHASHPAIVKRLKRAQGHLAAVLSMFETQRPCVDLAQQLHAVESAISSAKRELIHDHIEHCLKDTADGGSHGSLAELKQLAKYL
- a CDS encoding sulfite exporter TauE/SafE family protein, whose translation is MLQMLVEFQRTIYLALAEQIKLVSAGGGWLAFLTFLPMGIIFGAAHALTPGHSKSILATYLIGSESGLSRGLGVSLVLSFTHVTMAVLIALLSLPLVSIALGSVGRAPMLEDVSRGLLGLIGLWMLWRAVNHRGHSHYGHEGEAVGIMAGLIPCPLTLFAMTFAISRGVPEAGLAFAATMMLGVAFTLSAVALLAVFFRRQLLHLLQSYPRALASVTWSVEGIAGAVLAAVAVHEIFMR
- a CDS encoding CorA family divalent cation transporter; translation: MNDASHMTLLAWDDSRHHAPGLVWAYRGTAGGPPEPLLPKDIKAALAAPDGWVWLHVDLIDQRAHAWINHACALPHSAHAILEGHEDSMALAHESGVVHGIAADLHSEMARRSTTIGRLHFAVTDRLLVTGRRHSLAAVEEVHKALSEGFQPATAFELFGAIVLGFCKNASERLNAATKQLDEVEDHLVAERPADERRRIKDVRRLAVSLHRPISAQAALFQGEDRSGWELSAGAHEMLGRLAARLERLDREVVMVNDRARLLQEEVAAELADESNRSLKALAVMSALLLPGTLIVGIFGMNTAELPLTHTHGGFILALLLAAGATGLFYWLLLRAGANLRF
- a CDS encoding 3-hydroxybutyrate dehydrogenase, translating into MGSLSSKNALVTGSTSGIGLAIARAFAAEGANVTINGLGDAVAIEQERSGIEKDFGVKCRYSDANMMDGAAVSAMIRDAEAAFGSLDILVNNAGIQHVAPIEEFPDDKWEAIIRINLLAAFYAIKAAVPGMKQRKWGRIINTASAHALVASPFKSAYVSAKHGIAGLTKTVALEVAQDGITVNAIAPGYVWTPLVEKQIPDTMKARGMTEEQVKHDVLLAAQPTKEFVTVEELAALTLFLCSDAAKQITGTTLPMDGGWTAQ
- a CDS encoding TetR/AcrR family transcriptional regulator; the protein is MKARRANSRDRILAAAADVAREAGPGNLSLDAVASRAGVSKGGLLYNFPTKAKLMQGLVENYLKDFEQALEALIAQAGDESALSAYITLSSDDCEKPQPSASWIFSAIAEDPEFLAPIKSFKRQLFERLKGETSDLGALLVCFFAIEGLRSMDLFDSDVMTPDERKLLILSLLEIAVRSPDS
- a CDS encoding acetoacetate decarboxylase, whose product is MEIADVVKRAYAMPLTNPSFPPGPYHFFDREYIIITYRTTREALEAVVPAPLEIEEPLVKYEFIRMPDSTGFGDYTETGQVIPVRYKGQHGGYVHSMYLDDDAPIAGGRELWGFPKKLANRKIVHEGEVVVGTLHYGSVLCATGTMGYKHREADHDSVLASLAAPNFLIKIIPHVDGSPRICELVRYYLTDITLKEAWTAPAALDLRPHVMADVARLPVLDIVSAVHFTADLTLGLGEVVHDYLAEHGESAAAATQLEKIRA